The following are encoded in a window of Clostridium thermarum genomic DNA:
- a CDS encoding ABC transporter substrate-binding protein → MKKISKLLSVVIATSMLVAGCGSGSTNNESGKSDTPSGTTKAKGANSSPGYGLSNVQFPLKEKVSLKMVTSSSIQAPADPNDKLIFKRLEEDTNVHIDWINYTDDQFGDKKNLLLASGDLPDAFFNAGMSDYDLLKYAKDGVIIPVEDLVEKYMPNLKAIYDKYPEYKAFSTAPDGHMYSFPWIEELGSGKESIHSISDMAFINIEWLNKLGLEMPTTIEEFEKVLIAFRDQDPNGNGKKDEIPLSFIANNGNEGPQYLFGAFGLGDNWDHIVVTNDKKVVYTRADEGYKEAMKWMHNLNKKGLIDPEAYTQDWPTFTAKGKDDRFGVYFTWDKDNVTGNNDKYELMPPLKGPNGMANLARCNGFGLDRSRAVITSANQNLELTAKWFDKMYEPLQSAQNNWGTYGDPNQQNIFELVDGKLKHLDLGDTAPGELRGKTSVGGPLAILDTYYGNEVTKPDDAARRLERIKKLVPFMSFENVYPRVFLTIDQADELSQLEPLINQFTDRKTVEWMSKGGVEEEWDDYLAELENLGLKRFLEIKQEAFDNYYK, encoded by the coding sequence ATGAAAAAGATTAGCAAACTTTTAAGTGTTGTAATTGCTACAAGCATGTTAGTAGCAGGATGTGGCTCTGGTTCCACTAATAATGAATCAGGTAAATCTGATACACCCAGTGGAACAACTAAAGCAAAAGGAGCAAACTCATCTCCGGGCTATGGACTTTCAAATGTACAGTTCCCATTAAAAGAAAAGGTAAGTTTAAAAATGGTTACTAGCAGTTCAATTCAAGCACCAGCAGATCCTAATGATAAATTAATATTTAAAAGACTTGAGGAAGATACCAATGTCCATATTGACTGGATAAATTATACAGACGATCAATTTGGAGATAAAAAGAATCTATTGCTTGCCAGTGGCGATCTGCCAGACGCATTTTTTAATGCTGGAATGAGCGATTATGATCTTCTTAAGTATGCAAAAGACGGAGTTATTATTCCTGTAGAAGATTTGGTTGAAAAATACATGCCTAACTTAAAGGCAATATATGATAAGTATCCAGAATATAAAGCTTTCTCAACTGCTCCGGATGGACATATGTATAGTTTTCCGTGGATTGAAGAGTTAGGTTCCGGTAAAGAAAGTATTCATTCTATATCCGATATGGCATTTATTAACATTGAGTGGCTAAATAAGTTAGGCTTGGAAATGCCAACAACTATTGAAGAATTCGAAAAAGTATTAATAGCTTTTAGAGATCAAGACCCTAATGGTAATGGGAAAAAGGATGAAATTCCATTATCTTTCATAGCAAACAATGGTAATGAAGGACCACAATATCTATTTGGCGCCTTTGGACTTGGTGATAACTGGGATCACATTGTAGTTACAAACGATAAGAAAGTAGTTTATACCCGTGCTGATGAAGGATACAAAGAAGCAATGAAGTGGATGCACAACTTAAACAAAAAAGGTTTAATTGATCCGGAAGCTTATACTCAAGATTGGCCAACTTTTACTGCTAAGGGTAAGGATGACCGTTTTGGCGTGTATTTCACATGGGATAAAGATAATGTTACCGGTAATAATGACAAGTATGAATTGATGCCTCCATTAAAGGGGCCCAATGGTATGGCTAACCTTGCAAGATGTAACGGTTTTGGATTGGATAGATCAAGAGCGGTAATTACAAGTGCAAACCAAAACCTTGAATTAACTGCAAAATGGTTTGATAAAATGTATGAGCCACTTCAATCAGCCCAAAATAACTGGGGTACCTATGGTGACCCAAATCAACAAAATATATTTGAATTAGTTGATGGAAAGTTAAAGCACTTAGATCTAGGAGATACTGCACCGGGAGAATTAAGAGGAAAGACTTCTGTTGGTGGTCCGTTGGCTATACTGGATACATACTATGGCAATGAAGTTACTAAGCCAGATGATGCTGCAAGAAGACTTGAAAGAATTAAGAAGCTAGTTCCATTTATGAGCTTTGAAAATGTGTATCCAAGAGTATTTTTGACTATTGACCAAGCAGATGAGTTATCACAGCTTGAACCACTTATAAATCAATTTACAGATAGAAAAACAGTAGAGTGGATGTCTAAAGGTGGAGTTGAAGAAGAATGGGATGACTATTTGGCTGAACTTGAGAACCTTGGACTGAAAAGATTTTTAGAAATTAAGCAGGAAGCTTTTGACAACTATTATAAGTAA
- a CDS encoding glycoside hydrolase family 32 protein yields the protein MQKKFKHAISLMTVLVIGVTGCAKEDNYYKEKYRPQYHFSPEEKWMNDPNGMVYYEGKYHLFYQHNPEDTIWGPMHWGHAISTDMVTWKHLPIALEPDDLGTIFSGSAVIDHNNSSGFFDNGSGIVAIYTNHKEGQTQSIAFSKDSGKTFDKYEGNPVLKSDYSIDFRDPKVFWHEETQKWVMVLAVGDRVEFYNSSDLKNWQYLSKFGPYVGARGGVWECPELFELPVDGDMSKMKWVLKVDLGDRAVAGGSGGQYFIGHFDGTEFINDNPKNTVLWLDYGADFYASQSWSNAKATDGSYYWLAWMNNWKYANVIPTGVWRGQMSIPRKVSLKSFPEGIRLVQTPVEELKSLRYGSKTIKDETITPEKNILKKYSGDSYEIIAEFELGTAEEFGFKLRKSDSEETVVSYNTKLKNISVNRANSGNVSFNENFKRKFTAELNPLDNKVKMHIFIDASSIELFANDGEVVMTNLIFPDPNSKDLELFSIGGDVRVEKLEFHKLRSSWKK from the coding sequence ATGCAAAAAAAATTTAAACATGCTATATCATTAATGACAGTACTAGTGATAGGGGTAACTGGTTGCGCTAAAGAAGATAACTACTACAAAGAAAAGTATAGACCACAATACCACTTCTCACCGGAGGAAAAGTGGATGAATGATCCAAATGGAATGGTCTATTATGAAGGAAAGTATCATTTATTTTATCAACACAACCCAGAAGACACCATTTGGGGCCCTATGCATTGGGGACATGCCATAAGCACGGATATGGTTACATGGAAGCACTTACCTATAGCTTTAGAGCCCGATGATTTAGGTACAATATTTTCTGGAAGTGCTGTTATTGACCATAACAATAGCTCAGGATTTTTTGACAACGGTTCAGGAATCGTGGCTATATATACCAACCATAAAGAGGGTCAGACCCAAAGTATAGCCTTTAGTAAAGATAGTGGAAAAACCTTTGATAAGTATGAAGGCAATCCGGTGTTGAAAAGTGACTATTCTATAGATTTTAGAGATCCTAAAGTGTTTTGGCATGAGGAAACTCAAAAGTGGGTAATGGTTCTTGCTGTTGGAGACAGAGTTGAATTTTATAACTCCAGTGATTTAAAAAACTGGCAGTATCTAAGTAAGTTTGGTCCTTATGTAGGTGCGCGTGGTGGTGTATGGGAATGTCCGGAACTATTCGAGCTTCCTGTGGATGGAGATATGTCAAAGATGAAATGGGTGTTAAAGGTAGATTTAGGGGATCGTGCTGTAGCAGGAGGTTCTGGAGGACAATACTTTATAGGACATTTTGATGGAACTGAATTCATAAATGATAATCCAAAGAACACTGTTCTATGGTTAGACTATGGAGCGGATTTTTACGCATCGCAAAGCTGGTCTAATGCAAAAGCAACAGACGGAAGCTACTATTGGCTTGCTTGGATGAATAATTGGAAATACGCAAACGTTATACCTACTGGAGTTTGGAGGGGTCAAATGTCTATACCTCGTAAAGTGAGTCTTAAGAGCTTTCCTGAGGGTATAAGACTTGTACAAACTCCGGTAGAAGAATTGAAGTCCTTGAGATACGGTTCAAAAACTATTAAAGATGAAACTATAACACCGGAAAAAAATATCCTGAAAAAGTATTCCGGAGACAGCTACGAAATTATAGCTGAGTTTGAACTGGGTACCGCAGAAGAATTTGGTTTTAAGTTAAGGAAATCTGACAGTGAAGAAACGGTGGTTTCTTATAACACAAAGTTAAAAAATATATCTGTAAATAGAGCAAATTCAGGAAATGTATCCTTTAATGAAAATTTCAAACGTAAATTCACTGCAGAATTGAATCCATTGGATAATAAGGTAAAAATGCACATATTTATTGATGCTTCTTCTATTGAACTTTTTGCAAATGATGGAGAAGTAGTAATGACCAATCTGATTTTTCCCGATCCTAATAGTAAAGATTTAGAATTATTTTCTATAGGGGGAGATGTAAGGGTAGAAAAATTAGAGTTTCATAAACTACGCAGTAGCTGGAAGAAATAG
- a CDS encoding methyl-accepting chemotaxis protein, protein MKTSSLKSLLHNILAEIKPTIKNESAINQTKKRKVKFFLINSMKLKYKLFFSFSIIIICSLVMSLMGINNMRKMNLQAKLMYEDNLRSINLLHSIRAAYLSDINRVTGLTENNKSEVIMLMERDAKNLDALLEEFVTISKETANQKQIQVMLDSYNTYKEHRQRLFEASKDPKRLLSAYSIPVKNSGNSNNNIVDTLIEYHEKHAELVAVENNITYERSIVGFSILLGITIILSIGISLMISTNLSSNIKKILAFTNSLKNNDLSTKIEIEGKDEFAQILIALNDTSHSFKTILEEMAMMSEYMSAASEELSATIEEITAKMEEINSDSLVIVEDTKKLGTLTEEVSTSIMKSNSTLGSLAQKAQLGKCTSMEIEERALVIKDKSHQSIKTADELFVINRKKIMEAISEGQIVSEVRRMAETIGIIASQTNLLSLNASIEAARAGENGRGFAVVANEVKKLADESAKTTNKIQTVVEQVQHAFNNLSHTAEEMLNFMMSSTKPNYEYFANASTQYLKDSNEIKQVSDTIAASTTDIVATMNQIEAVMQEVAASSMEDARKSEGIFCSINETTRALDEISKTAVEQSELAERLNVIIHKFKL, encoded by the coding sequence ATGAAAACAAGTTCACTAAAGTCACTATTGCATAATATCTTGGCAGAAATTAAACCTACTATCAAGAATGAGTCGGCAATAAATCAAACTAAAAAAAGAAAAGTGAAGTTCTTCCTTATAAACTCTATGAAACTAAAATATAAACTATTTTTCAGTTTTTCTATAATAATTATATGCAGTTTAGTAATGAGCCTTATGGGAATTAATAATATGAGAAAGATGAACCTTCAAGCTAAATTAATGTACGAGGATAATCTTAGAAGTATTAATTTATTGCATTCAATAAGAGCAGCTTATTTATCAGATATTAATAGAGTCACGGGTCTAACAGAGAATAATAAATCAGAAGTAATAATGTTGATGGAAAGAGATGCGAAAAATCTTGATGCTTTATTAGAGGAGTTCGTTACTATTTCCAAAGAAACAGCTAATCAAAAACAAATACAAGTTATGCTAGATAGTTATAACACATATAAAGAACATAGGCAGAGACTCTTTGAAGCATCAAAAGATCCTAAGAGATTGTTAAGTGCATATTCTATACCGGTAAAGAATTCCGGAAATTCTAACAATAATATAGTAGACACTTTAATTGAGTATCATGAAAAACATGCCGAACTTGTTGCTGTAGAAAATAATATAACATATGAGAGAAGTATTGTAGGTTTTTCTATTTTGTTAGGAATTACAATAATCTTATCTATAGGCATATCATTAATGATATCTACCAATTTGAGTTCTAACATTAAGAAGATTCTTGCATTTACAAATTCACTTAAGAATAACGATCTTAGCACTAAGATTGAAATCGAAGGTAAGGATGAGTTTGCTCAAATATTAATAGCATTAAATGATACAAGCCATAGTTTTAAAACAATTTTGGAAGAAATGGCCATGATGTCAGAGTATATGAGTGCTGCTAGCGAGGAGTTGTCTGCAACCATTGAAGAAATAACAGCAAAGATGGAAGAGATAAATTCAGATAGCCTAGTTATTGTTGAAGATACTAAAAAATTAGGAACTTTAACAGAAGAAGTAAGCACGTCCATAATGAAATCAAATTCTACATTAGGGAGTTTGGCGCAAAAGGCTCAATTAGGTAAATGTACATCAATGGAAATCGAAGAAAGAGCTTTAGTAATCAAAGATAAAAGCCATCAATCTATAAAAACAGCTGATGAACTTTTTGTAATTAATAGAAAGAAGATAATGGAGGCAATTAGTGAAGGTCAAATAGTATCTGAAGTAAGAAGGATGGCAGAGACTATAGGAATTATTGCTTCGCAGACAAATTTGTTGTCTCTTAATGCATCAATAGAAGCTGCTAGAGCAGGAGAGAATGGAAGGGGATTTGCTGTTGTGGCAAATGAAGTTAAGAAGTTGGCGGATGAATCAGCAAAGACCACCAATAAAATTCAAACAGTGGTAGAACAGGTTCAACATGCTTTTAATAATTTATCACATACCGCTGAGGAAATGCTGAATTTTATGATGTCTAGTACTAAACCTAATTATGAGTATTTTGCCAATGCCAGCACGCAGTACCTTAAGGATTCGAATGAAATTAAACAAGTTAGTGATACTATTGCTGCGTCCACTACTGATATAGTTGCCACAATGAATCAAATAGAAGCGGTCATGCAAGAAGTAGCTGCAAGCTCAATGGAAGATGCAAGAAAATCAGAAGGAATATTTTGCAGTATTAATGAAACAACAAGGGCCTTAGATGAAATATCAAAGACAGCAGTTGAGCAGTCAGAGTTGGCAGAAAGGCTTAATGTAATAATTCATAAATTTAAATTATAA
- a CDS encoding glycoside hydrolase family 32 protein yields the protein MTIVEKYRPSFHYTPRKGWMNDPNGLVYFDGEYHLFYQHDNYDRVFQNMSWGHAISTDLVHWEEYPKAIVPDDDGLGMIFSGSAVVDKNNCAGFGANTLIAFYTSTNPRQQQCMAYSTDKGRTWTKYSGNPVIKNVQGGNIPNDFRDPKVIWHEDSQKWIMSLAVQDHIDFWSSRNLKDWEKESEFGHGSGSHNGVWECPDLFELEVDGDKNNKKWVLIVSINPGGPNGGSATQYFIGDFKEADGKLTFISDQKDEKWIDYGTDNYAGVTWFNIQNKVISIGWMSNWSYADKVPTENWRGAMTIPRELKLKNIQGDIIVTSEPIEALQRKFEHTIATTADVKINSDIKVGKELSSSRIKMKVDIDEVSDVGIEFSNRVGENIRIGYNLAKWYLYVDRSNSGKVDYAPILNKLHKAKLERRLDKLDMEIFVDKSSVEVFFNGGEYVMTEIIFPTEEFSMVKVYSDNKTEIREFQIESLSGI from the coding sequence ATGACAATAGTAGAAAAATATCGTCCAAGCTTTCATTATACTCCAAGGAAAGGTTGGATGAATGACCCAAATGGTTTAGTATATTTTGATGGAGAATATCATTTGTTCTATCAACATGATAATTATGATAGAGTTTTCCAGAATATGTCCTGGGGACATGCCATTTCCACAGATCTTGTTCACTGGGAAGAATATCCTAAGGCAATAGTGCCGGATGATGACGGATTGGGAATGATTTTCTCTGGTAGTGCAGTTGTAGATAAGAATAATTGTGCTGGTTTTGGTGCGAATACTTTAATAGCTTTTTATACTAGTACAAATCCAAGACAGCAGCAATGTATGGCCTATAGTACTGATAAAGGGAGAACCTGGACCAAATATAGTGGGAATCCAGTAATTAAAAACGTTCAAGGTGGCAATATCCCGAATGACTTTAGAGACCCAAAAGTGATATGGCATGAAGATAGCCAGAAATGGATTATGTCTCTAGCGGTACAAGACCACATAGATTTTTGGTCCTCTCGTAACCTAAAAGATTGGGAGAAAGAAAGCGAATTTGGACATGGCAGCGGAAGTCATAATGGTGTTTGGGAATGTCCGGATCTTTTTGAACTTGAAGTAGATGGGGATAAAAATAATAAAAAATGGGTACTGATAGTAAGTATCAACCCAGGAGGACCAAATGGTGGGTCTGCAACTCAATACTTTATTGGAGATTTTAAAGAAGCAGATGGCAAGTTGACTTTTATAAGCGACCAAAAGGATGAGAAATGGATTGATTATGGAACTGATAACTATGCTGGGGTTACTTGGTTTAATATACAGAATAAGGTTATCTCTATTGGATGGATGAGTAATTGGTCTTATGCAGATAAGGTGCCAACTGAGAATTGGCGTGGAGCAATGACTATTCCTCGAGAACTGAAATTGAAAAATATTCAAGGGGATATAATAGTTACTAGTGAACCTATTGAAGCTTTACAAAGGAAATTTGAACACACAATAGCTACAACTGCTGATGTCAAAATTAACAGTGATATTAAAGTGGGGAAAGAACTATCAAGCAGCAGAATAAAAATGAAAGTAGACATCGATGAAGTTAGTGACGTTGGAATTGAATTTAGCAATAGAGTGGGTGAAAACATAAGGATTGGCTATAACTTAGCTAAATGGTATCTTTACGTTGATAGAAGCAATTCTGGGAAAGTGGATTATGCACCAATATTAAATAAACTTCACAAGGCAAAGCTGGAAAGAAGACTAGACAAATTAGACATGGAAATATTTGTGGACAAGTCTTCTGTAGAAGTGTTTTTTAACGGTGGAGAGTATGTAATGACAGAGATTATTTTCCCAACAGAGGAATTTAGTATGGTTAAGGTATATTCTGATAATAAAACAGAAATTAGAGAATTCCAAATAGAAAGTCTAAGTGGAATATAA
- a CDS encoding carbohydrate kinase family protein, with product MCNKILCIGELLIDFICSDINVDLTEGVNFIKKAGGAPANVTAAIAKLGGEALFAGKVGTDPFGRFLKKTLDEAQVDTSMLILDNNSKTTLAFVSLKSDGERDFVFNRGADELLYYNELDENKIIASKIIHFGSATALLGGPSKDTYLKVMKLARSKGIFISFDPNFRVDLWKGRMQEFIEVSRQCLKYADFVKVSDEEVKTISRKEDIEAGVEVFHDLGAKVVAVTLGKEGTFISNRKEKATIGSIKIKTIDSTGAGDAFVGASLYQISKIEDPKNLVNNFKKLKEIIAFGNKVGAIVCTKMGAIAALPTIEEVEKYN from the coding sequence ATGTGCAATAAAATATTATGTATTGGAGAATTGTTAATTGACTTTATTTGTTCAGACATAAATGTGGATTTAACGGAGGGGGTAAATTTCATAAAAAAAGCCGGAGGGGCACCTGCTAATGTTACAGCAGCTATAGCTAAGCTTGGAGGAGAAGCTCTCTTTGCAGGAAAAGTTGGGACAGACCCTTTTGGGAGATTTCTAAAGAAAACCTTGGATGAGGCTCAAGTAGACACGTCTATGCTTATTTTAGACAATAATTCAAAGACAACACTTGCTTTTGTTTCTCTAAAGTCAGATGGCGAGAGAGATTTCGTCTTTAATAGGGGAGCAGATGAATTGTTATATTATAATGAGTTAGATGAGAATAAGATTATTGCTTCCAAGATAATTCATTTTGGTTCTGCTACTGCATTACTTGGCGGACCTTCAAAGGACACCTATCTTAAGGTAATGAAACTTGCAAGAAGTAAAGGAATATTTATCTCCTTTGATCCAAATTTTAGAGTTGATTTATGGAAGGGAAGAATGCAGGAGTTTATAGAGGTTAGCAGGCAATGCTTGAAGTATGCGGACTTTGTAAAAGTAAGCGATGAAGAGGTGAAAACAATATCCCGAAAAGAAGATATTGAAGCAGGAGTGGAGGTTTTCCATGATTTAGGAGCCAAGGTAGTGGCGGTTACCTTGGGAAAAGAAGGGACCTTTATATCTAATAGAAAAGAGAAGGCTACTATAGGAAGCATAAAAATTAAAACAATAGATTCTACTGGAGCAGGAGATGCCTTCGTAGGAGCGTCACTTTATCAAATTTCTAAGATAGAAGATCCTAAAAATTTGGTAAATAATTTTAAAAAGCTCAAGGAAATAATTGCTTTTGGTAACAAAGTTGGAGCTATAGTATGCACAAAAATGGGAGCTATAGCCGCATTGCCTACTATAGAGGAAGTTGAAAAGTACAATTAG
- a CDS encoding MATE family efflux transporter, whose protein sequence is MSLTLFYLTRQGRKTEPSRALKNYNFLYKNEKKLHQVSITVLQMAIAVMTITGTILFIFPDTMMSIFTQDPEVIKAGASVLRIVAVSEPMFGALIILEGIFNGVGDTKASFFPSVVSMWGIRIVSTYICVSLLGFGLNSVWICMVADNVLRFILLLIRFISGRWKRKLQFN, encoded by the coding sequence ATTTCACTAACATTATTTTACTTAACCCGTCAGGGCAGAAAAACAGAGCCCTCCCGGGCTCTGAAAAATTATAATTTCCTATACAAGAACGAAAAGAAGCTGCACCAGGTATCGATTACTGTACTACAAATGGCTATAGCTGTTATGACTATAACCGGAACAATACTTTTTATATTCCCCGACACCATGATGTCTATCTTTACCCAAGATCCTGAAGTAATTAAAGCCGGCGCCTCAGTCCTAAGGATTGTAGCTGTTTCTGAGCCCATGTTCGGTGCCCTCATTATCTTGGAAGGTATTTTTAACGGTGTGGGGGATACGAAGGCCTCCTTCTTTCCATCGGTGGTGAGCATGTGGGGTATCCGCATAGTGTCTACCTACATATGCGTTTCCCTCTTAGGCTTTGGCCTTAATTCAGTATGGATTTGTATGGTGGCAGATAATGTGCTGCGCTTTATTTTGCTGTTGATTCGATTTATCAGCGGACGGTGGAAAAGAAAGCTGCAGTTTAATTAA
- a CDS encoding transposase, whose translation MYCGDLDKGKFIKTKHRHMVFTIPEQLRVYFGQNRKLLSILTECVANAIKTWMIELNKSESFTPGIVAVIHTFGRDLKWNPHVHALVTEGSAGKKTAWRNINYFHYESLRKRWQKLLLDELKMKVKTNKKELKNLINKIYSNYNSGFYVYAKGEVTTQKAVAEKKQNEVNDGILYICTNCGTEELIPEDIVQYFDIVDDGDINEPPTFSCGSCGGIMRPAKYEGVHGITYEF comes from the coding sequence ATGTATTGTGGAGATTTGGATAAAGGAAAGTTTATAAAAACAAAACATAGGCATATGGTTTTTACTATTCCAGAGCAACTTAGAGTGTACTTTGGGCAGAATAGAAAGCTATTATCAATTTTAACAGAATGTGTCGCTAACGCTATAAAGACTTGGATGATAGAACTAAATAAAAGTGAGAGTTTTACTCCAGGTATAGTGGCAGTGATTCATACTTTCGGAAGAGACTTAAAGTGGAATCCTCATGTACACGCTCTTGTTACAGAGGGTAGTGCTGGCAAAAAGACTGCATGGAGGAATATAAATTACTTTCACTATGAATCTCTAAGAAAAAGATGGCAAAAACTTTTATTAGATGAGTTAAAAATGAAAGTCAAAACCAATAAGAAGGAGTTAAAAAACTTAATAAACAAGATTTATAGCAACTATAATTCAGGATTTTATGTCTATGCTAAAGGGGAAGTTACCACTCAAAAGGCAGTTGCTGAGAAAAAGCAAAATGAAGTTAACGATGGAATCTTGTATATATGTACAAACTGTGGAACTGAGGAACTTATTCCTGAAGATATTGTACAATATTTTGATATAGTTGATGATGGAGATATTAATGAGCCACCAACATTTAGCTGTGGGTCTTGCGGAGGAATAATGAGACCCGCAAAATACGAGGGTGTACACGGGATAACTTACGAGTTTTAA